ttgaaaaacggcgttaaaccccaaaacaaacaaacaaacaaacaatatagtTGAATGCATTCTATAGCGACCTGATATTATCGTTGTATACTAAATTATTTGCCCTTCTGTATTGGCAAAAGGGAGACAAAGCATTTTAATTGCTATGAGACAGTGACGCcaaataaaatggaacaaaaactaggtttaattcattttattgCAGCAATAGATCTGAAAATTAAAGGAGATTTTTATCAATGTACGAATAGAAAAGAAAAGCAGTGCTATATTTCATCGTCATGGCATGATTATATTCAGAATTTAAAGGATTCGTCTGCTGATACAAATAACATTGGCCTTCAAAATGATAAAAGACCTCCAAAGAGAAAAATTTAACACGTTCTGACTGGTTATATCTAACTTTCTCAAAATCTGACTTCCAAAGTCAAACTTTTGATACGTTCAGTTTGGTTAAATCTTACTTTATTACGAttgtatttacaagaaaatgttaaaCACATTCACGTTTTCTAAATCTCCTTTCCAAAACTTGTCTTCAAGAAGAAAAATTGAACACATTCAGACTGGTTAAATGAAACGTTCGTAAACTTGTCTTCCAACACGTTCATACTGGTTAAACCTAACTTTCCCATCGTGTCGTTCAGCCTTGTCTTCTTATCGTTATTATAGTAGTTACTTTGTAATATAATCAATAGAAATGACGTCCAATTATAATAATAAGCAAGCGAAGTCCATAAAGCATACTTTCATTGGTTGATTCTCTCTTTCTTTCCGCTAACTTTAATCGCTGTACAAGAGAAAGCCTGAAAATGAAGTGTAACCATCTGCAATGACGTCCGTTGCTGAGTCAGAGACAACGACTTGGGCAACATCACCAGCAGTCATTCTGATGATCGCTTCGTTGCTGGCTTGCGAATTTTGTCCTGCAGGAGCTTGATGTGCGGTTGCACCAACACTTGCTGTGCCACTGACCAGCAGATGGACGGAAAGAGATCCTCTGTGACTTTTGTGAGCGACAGAGAACGAAAAGCTGTACCATCCTTCTACTGGGGCTGTGAATACTCCAGTTCCATTCGAGTACTGATTTCCTTTGTTCAAGTCAGCAGTAAACCGAATGGTTTGTCCTTCATCCATACTTGCCACGTGTCTTGTTAACTTAGCGTTGAAACAGTATTTCGCTGTAACAGTAATAAACACAATTTCAGTTAAAACAACGATTTAGCATACCATTACTGTAGTGTTTATAATGTTACGCTTTTTTTCTAagaacatttataaaatttaaaaagtgttaCAAAAGTCCATGcacaaagtttcaaaataaataacaagCTCAGTTGTAGCTGGACATTTCAAACATCACAtgaatatatttgagccgcgccatgagaaaaccaactagtaggtttgcgaccagcatggatccagaccagcccgcgcagtctggtcaggatccatgctgttcgctttcaaacactattgcaattagagaaacaattagcgaacagcatggatccactatgttggttttctcatggcacggctcatttatgaatATCATATTCAAGAGAAAACAACAAACGATTTACTTTTGTCTAACGaagttctattttcttttttttttttttttttgcacagtgAATAAACAAATAGCACTGATTTATAGTTAACTGTGCATGTTTTCTTGaatgttttgtaaataattagttcatttaaaataatgtcaCTATTTATAGTGTTTACACTGAATTTGTGGTAGTTTTTATAAACAAAGTCAGTATTTCTGGCCAGcgcgttgttttaaaaaaagagtAGAATTCATGAAAAACAACTGCATATGATTTTTAATGTTGatactttttcaactttttcaactTCGAATGCTCTGAAATTGACCACTGTAGATAAATTATACTTAtgatatattgtttgttttttgttttgctgtACACGAAGACTTTCGTACACGAAGacatatgtatacatgtgttttgatttaatttatatatggtggcatatttctgccacgagatagctaggtagctatcacaaTACTgcaaaaaattatcttgataaagcgaagtatTCTGAAAAGAATAtctcaatagtggaaggtttcctggaaatattattgcgataatttatattattttctcgATACTTTTTCTGTAAGTGCCCACAACAGCCGTTTATTAGTTAGATCACCTTTCTCGATACTTccagaaattatcttgatattcgaacttttctgaaaagttatCGCAAAAGCCTAaaatttcctggaaataaaagGTATATCGAGAAAAAATAATTcattgcgataatgttttcagaaaagtgCACAATTGctgaaaagtttaaaatattatcgtgatagttaccgagcatctcgtggcagttccaagcattaacgcgaaattttgcgctacactattttcaggaaatgaataaaaatatctagaaaataatatttattgctgaaaggttttcagaaaaaaaatgcacaaatttcctggaaagttaacaaattatcgtgatagctacctagctatctcgtggcagaaatatgccaccatatttatggaattaacttttcttccattttacttaaatttatgtCTCTAGTAGTATTGTATGTACTCGAATACTATAATTACTATAAAGTAGTTATTTCCTTTGTAAACTTGAATCAGGTATGTTACTAGAAACCAAAGTTAAGGTTGTTTATCTCCTTTCTCTGACGTTTGAATGCTCTTTTTAACCAAACAGCcctaattttaaagttttagccCCAAAATTTAAATAATCGTAACACATTTAATAGTATGGTAGGAAATTTGAACGTAAGCTTTATTCACTACATTTGCAGATATGTTGCACATTGTATGTTAACATTTCAttgtattgtttcattttttaaaaaatgattttattacccATACCACTAACACACTAAAACATTATTTAGTTTCAAATCAGTTGTTCATTTAATAAACTATCTACATTAAAATTTGTTCTATAACTAGACAATAAATTTCACATTTACAGCTCATGATGTTGAAAAGTATAATTGTATTTAATGGAATATTCATTATAGGTAGAATTAGAAGCACTGACATTTTTATGTGTCTTCAGATTTGCTAAGAAGTATCATTATTGCTGTTACTGGAAGGTACGTTAGTTATAAAAGCAAGATTTAGTATAATATGTTGT
This window of the Mercenaria mercenaria strain notata chromosome 5, MADL_Memer_1, whole genome shotgun sequence genome carries:
- the LOC123557566 gene encoding C1q-related factor-like; protein product: MSKYCFNAKLTRHVASMDEGQTIRFTADLNKGNQYSNGTGVFTAPVEGWYSFSFSVAHKSHRGSLSVHLLVSGTASVGATAHQAPAGQNSQASNEAIIRMTAGDVAQVVVSDSATDVIADGYTSFSGFLLYSD